Part of the bacterium genome is shown below.
GACGTTCAGACCCGTCGGCCCTTGATTGCGGTCGCCATTTGCATATTCAAAGTCCCGTGTGTCGTTCCCGAACATATTGCAATACGACACATCCGCGGTCCCGCTATTGCGGAAGTAGAACGCCGTTCCATTGTGCGTAATCTGCGACGAGTTTACGGCCGCCCGCGAGTCACCCACATAAAAAGCTGCTCCGTACGGTGCGTCGTTCTGCACGAGCGTGCACCGCTCAAATCGGCTCGAATCATTCGTCAAGATCGCCGCACCGCCGCCCACCCCCGCTTGATTACCGTGCAGAACTACCCGGTTGAACTCCAGTCCACCTCGCTCGATGAAAATCGCGCCGCCATTCACACTGCCGAAATTGCTGCGCATCTCGATTTCCCCCAGCGCACCCGAGCTCGATTGCGCGAAGATCGCCCCGCCTGACTGAGCACTGTTGTAACTCAGGTTCCCCAAGGCGGCCGTCACCGTCGAATTCAACACCAACAGCGCGCCGCCCTCTTCCACCGCTGTGTTCTCCTGCATGCGGCAGTCCGCGATCGTAATCTGCGAATTGCGGGCGTGTACTGCGCCACCCGCCGTGGCGCTATTGCCGACAGCATATATTCCCAGCAACGTCAGCGTCCCGCCTTCTACCGACAACGCACCGCCTAAATTGGCGCTGCAATTGATTAGCGAACACTCGCGCAGCGTCAATTGCTGGCCGGGCTCAACCCGCGCCGCACCGCCAACGCTCGCCGAACAATCAAAGAACTCACAATTATTTAACGTCGGAGCGCCGGCCGCCACGCGCAAGGCGCCGCCCGTGCCGCCCGCCGAACAGCGCTCAAACCTACAGCTATTCAATTCCGGCGCGCAACCCCCAAAGAAACCCGCCGCGCCGCCGCTCGTGTCCGTGCCCAACACCGCCGCATTCAAGATCATCGCATGATTCACGCGCGACGCCGAAGCTGCCGGTCCGTAAAACCGCACGCCGCGCCAATGCAGCCGGTCTTCTTCATCCTCTGAATGCAGCGTCACCGGCTGCAATGGGTTTCCGGCAACGAACAGCTCACCGTAGACGAGAATGCCGTAAGGCCCCATGAACCGCAATTCAGTCCCGGCGCTGATCTCCCACCGTGAACCGAACGGCACGATCAAATTCCCAAAAACCCGATAGCTTCCCGATGCCAGCACTCCCGATTGTGAGCCCCATAAGCCGCTGCCCTGCCCGTTCTGCATCGCCTCGACGCAGCCCATGTCCGGCAACGAACCGCTCGGCTCCGGCCGCGAAGAGCCCGGAAGATCGCTCACCGCCGCAGTCAATGCTCCCGCATTGACCGCCGGGCTTGCACCCCCATCCGTCCGTAGCGCATACGGCTCCGCACCTGTCCCCACGAATCCCGGTTCGCCGAATACATTGCCATAGCCGTCGCACGTTTGACCGTTAGCATTAGTAGATGTCAACTGCCCAAATCCGTCCGCAATCACCCCGGCATACTCCGGTATGCCCGGCTGATAGAACAGCGAGTTGCGCAATATCCACGGCAGCGGCGTTGCCACCAAACCCGATCCCGTCGGCGCGCCGCCGTTACCAGTTTCAAAATCAGCATTCGCGACAATCGAATTCAGCAGAGTCCCCTGCGAATTCTCCGCATACAGGACATGCCCGGCCCCGGCATAGTTGTCCACGATTGTGCAATGCTCCACCAGCGGCGTGGCATCTCCCACATACAGCGCTCCGCCGCGCGAACGCGACTGATTGTCCGTGATCAGGCAATTGAGTATGTGCGGCAGTCCCTCAAACAAATACAGGCCCCCACCCAAACTGTCCGCCAAATTGCGCTCTACGCGGCACCGCTCCACGTCCGGCGATGACAACCGCAGCGAAATGCCGCCGCCAAACAGCTCCGCATGGTTATCGCTGATCCGGCAATTGCTCATATCAACGTCGCATGAATACGCGCTGATGCCGCCGCCCAGCGAATCGGTGGTATTTCCGGCAATGGTACAGTCCACGAAGCGTGGATTACTCTCGATCGCGCCGACCCCGCCGCCGCTGCCTGCCGACTGGTTGTTCTCGATCAAGCAGCGGGTGAACACAGGCTCGCATTGTAATCTGCAGAACACTCCGCCGCCCGATCCGCCTGTCGAATTTCCCCGAATGACACAGTCTGTCAACGTCGCCCGCGAGAACCGGCTGATTTTGACGCCGCCGCCGCGATCCGCCGCAAAGTTGTTCTCAAACAGACAGCGCGTGAATGTCGCGTTGGAACCATTGCGGTAGCAGTGGATACCCCCGCCGTCGTCCGCCGACCGATTGCCCACGAATTGACAGTCTGTAAACCGCGGCGCAGCTTCCCAGCAATACGCGCCGCCGCCATCACGAAGCAGCGTGACATTATGGGCGATGCGGCAAGAGTCCAATGTAACCGCCGCTAAACTGTCATAAAAATAAAGTCCGCCGCCTTGCGAGGCGATCGAGGTGTTCCCTTCAAAAACACAACGGCGGAAGCTGGCCTGGCCTGAGGCCATCACTGCTCCGCCGCTGTTGAAACACGAGTTGTCGCGAAACTCGCAATCAATATAAGTCGGTGCGCCGCCCCGCGAGTGAATTGCGCCCGCTTCCTTACCCGATGTATTCCGCTCAAATTCGCAGCGCTCAAACCGCGATAGCGTCGAACCGTTTACAAACGCCGCGCCGCCATCTTTATCCGCCTGATTGCGAAAAAAACGACAGTCCGTGCAAATAGCACCCGTACCGCCCGTAACGAATAGCGCGCCGCCGTTCAGCGTCGCCCGGTTGTTCTCAAAAAGGCAATGTTCAAACGTCACGACCGAGGCGCTGCCCAGAAACACGCCGCCGCCCGTGCTGTCGCTCGAACTTGTCAACCGTGCCACGCCATCTTCGATCCGACAATAGCGAAATTGCGTGCTGTCAGCACCAATGAGCCGCAGACCCTTCCAGCCAGCTACGTTACCGCGCTCAGCGCGAAACACGATTGAGTCCGTCTCCGTACCCAAGGCGAGCAGATGCCCGTTCACCGTAAATTTATGGTGCCCCGAAAATTCCACAATAACGCCGGCCTCGACGACCAGGCTGCTACCATTGGGCACGGTGATACTACCCGTCTGGATCACATACGGACTGCCCGCCTGCGTCCACGTGCCGGACACGTTGCCCGGCACCACGAGCGTTCGCCCGTAGCCCGGGATGGCCAGCGCCAACCACAAAACCGCGATTCCTCGGAGTCCCAACGCGCAAAAAATTCGCAAACTTCGTCCTCATCCGTACTTAGTCACGTAAACAGGCCCGCAAACGCGGGCGGAATCGCGGCTTGTCATCGTTGCCACATCTATAGGAAATATACTTGCCCGACACCGCATGAGTCAAGGAGTTTCAACCAAATTGTGAACTTTGAGTCAGTTTCAGACCCATCGCTCCAATATCGTTGCCGTCTGTGAAACTCGACAACTTCGAAACCTCTAATCTTAATATAAACAACTCGCAACCGTCAACAGACGAAAGCCGCTCGGGCCGGCCTGCCCGATGCCTCTTGCCCAATCTCTTGCACGGCAACTCGCCCCCACAAAAAAACCGGCCAAGGGCCGGTTGATCCACGCGAACTCCGTGACGCAAGCCTCGCCCGACTGGCTGCTACCCTCCGCGCAGCACCGTCCGCAAATGCGCTTGCAGGACAATCCCCAGAACCACATAGCTGGCCGTCAAAATCCACGGCGCCGCAATCAGCCCCAGCATGGACACCAGCACGATATTCGCAATCACATTCAGGACCACGATCAGCACGATCCACGGAATAGCATATCGCGGTTGGCCCAGACCTACCAGAATGTTCGCCCCCGTGCTGAATAACGGTTCCAACAGCGCCGCCGGCAACAAGAACAGCACGAACGGAATCGCATCCGCGTACTTCTGCCCCAAAAGCATCGGGATCACCGGATCAGCATAGAGCCACAGGGCCACCGTCGCCGGTACGCCGACCGCCCACACGCCCATCAGGGCAACCTTGAGTTTCCCAGCCAGTTTCGGTAGATTGCCCTCCGCCGCCAACCGCGCCGCCATCGGATACAACAGGAAATTCATCGCCTGCGACATCAACGCGAACAGGCGCAGAAATGTCTTTGCCGCAATGTAGGGAGCCAACAACGCCGGATTAAGCACCGCGCCGAGAATCAGCAGATCTCCCTGCTGAAAGTAGATATCCCCGATCGCCAGCATGCCCGTCCACTTGCCGTAGCTTGTAGCCTGCCGATAGTCGCTGACGATGAACGTCGGTTTGAGAACAACCGGATAGCAAATGATGCCCGCCAGCGACGACAGCACGATCGCCCCCGTGTTCACCATCAGCGCCGTCTCAGCGTCATTCAGCAATCCCCGTTGGGCCAGCACGATGAAGCCCAGCAGACTTCCCATGAAGTAGCAGGCTTCGATGACAAACACCCGCCGCAGCTTGGACTCGGCCTGGCCCAACGCCATCGCCAAGTCGCGCGGCACCAGAATCAAGAGCGAAAAACAGGTCAACGCCGTTTCCATCGGTGACAAGCCCAAGGCCGGCAGGATCACCACACCCGCCGCGATGCCGAGTAAGGTCGTCAACAACGAGAGCCCGACGATTGCTCCCAGCACCGCCTGACCGGCACCTGACGCCCAACGCTGCACCAGCGTCAACGCCCATAGGCCGCGAGTGCACATGGCCGCCACATTCAAAAAGGCCCAGGCCACTCCATACGACCCGTATTCCTCCACCGGCAGCGCCCGCAGCAATACAAAGATGACCCCCAACCCATAGATGGCCGGGAGCCCCTTGATCGCCAAGGCCCATCCGGCGCGCACTAACGCCCCCGGGCCGCCTGCCTGGTGCACGAACCTCTTCACGTCCCTCGGATTTCCTCTGAAAAAGCCCAATTTAGCAACATTCCGCCGAACTTGATAGTCCGCCGGGAATCATTTCGGCGGCTTTGTGCGTTAATATGGGGTAACACTAACCGGATTATTCTCTTGTTCCTCCGCTTACTCTTCTGTCTTGCTCTTCTGGCCACGCAAGCCCTCGCGCAACGTCCCAACTTCTCCATCACCGGCACCGTCACCGATTCCCTGACTCGGGAACCCCTCGAGTATGCCACCGTCATGCTCCACCGCGCCGCCGATTCTACCCAAGTCACCGGAATCGCCTCCGACCGCCATGGTGGCTTCCAGCTCGATAGCCTGCGCCCCGGCGACTACTTCGCACGGGTCAGCTTCTTAGGCTACGATCTCAAACCCATCACCGGCATCAAACTTTCGCGCGAACGTCAGCATGTGGACCTGGGCAATATCGCTCTCGCGCCGACAGGTCTGGTCGCTGACGAAGTCAACATCACCGGCGAACGACTGTCCGTCGAATACCACGTCGAAAAGAAAGTCATCAACGTCGCCAAACAAAACATTGCTCCGACCGGGACGGCAGCCGATATCCTGGCCCAAGCTCCGTCGGTCTCGGTGGATATCGAAGGCAACGTCAAACTGCGCGGCAGTTCCAACTTCACCGTGATGATTGACGGTCGCCCGTCAATTCTCGAAGCCAATGATGCGCTCCAGCAGATCCCGTCCGGAACGATTGACAAGATCGAGATCATTACCAATCCCTCCGCCCGCTTCAGCGCCGAAGGCACGGCTGGGATCATCAATATCATCCCGCTCAACCGCTCCGCCATGACCTCCGGTTTGATCAATGCGCGGACCACTATTGATGAGCGGCGCGGCCTCGACTTCACCTTCACGCGTCCCGTCGGAAAAGTCGGTCTGACCGTCGGCGGTAACGTCGGCATTGGCCGCGATCCCGGCGAGTCGCGTTCCGAAACCCGCACGACTTTCGAGGGCACGACGGCAACCGTGAACACCAACGGCTCATCCACGGGCAAGCGCGACAACATGGGTCTCCGCGCCGAAGTGGACGCGCCGCTCAGCCGCCGCGCCGGTCTGGTCGTCGGCGCGCGCTTCGGCACGCATAACTTCGGACGCGACGCCGCTCTGGAGCACACCGAGTTTAGTTCCGTGGACCCCACTGCCCTGAATTCCACCACCAAGAGCGGCTTCGACCGCAAGATGCAGCACATGCACGGATTCGCCGCTTTCAAACAACGCTTCCCGCAGGAAGGACGGCAGTGGTCCGCCGAAGTCAACATCGGCCATCGCGGTGGGGAAGAGGAGAATCGAACCGAACAGTTTGACTCCGCCGATCGTCTCATCAACGGCGTCATCGCCCAAGAAGATGATCCGGGCGGACGCATCGAGGTCAAAACCGATTACGTCCATCCCTTCAGTCAGCAGCGCAAGATAGAAACCGGTCTCTCATCACAATACAGCGCCGCCAAAGACGATAATCGCTCACTCGAGTTCGACACGACCACCGTCAGCTACACAAGCAGCGGGCAATACGACACGGACACAGACTTCCGCCGCAGCCTGCACGCGGGCTACGGGATGTACGCCGACAAACTTTCGTCTATCGAGTACCAGATTGGTCTGCGCACCGAATATCTTAGCCGCTCGATTGACGAAAATAACTCGCATCAGACGTTCGCGATTGACCGACTCGATCTCTTTCCGTCCCTGCACACGGCCATGTCCCTCGGCGGAGCCAAACAGTTGACGGGCGGCTACACCCGCCGCGTCGAGCATTCCCGCCCGTGGTACCTTGAACCGTTCCTGACCTGGGATAACGCCTACAGCGTGCGTCAGGGAAACCCTGATCTCTTACCCGAGTTCACCGACTCCTATGAGTTCGGCTACCAGACGGAACTGTTTGGTCAATTCACCTCCGCTGAAGCGTTCTACCGGGTCAAACACCATCACGTCGAGCAGCTCCGCACCGTGTACTCCGAAAATGTCACGCTCACTACGCCCGAAAACGTCGGACGGCAATTCTCCCTCGGTACGGAACTGCGCACCGATGTCACCGTGCGCAAAGGCTGGTCGCTGAATCTCTCCGGCAACCTCTATGAACAGCGCCTGAAAGGCAGTGCCGCCGGCCGCAGCTTTGATGAAAGCAGTCTCACTTGGGATGCCAAACTTAACAACATCACGGCGCTCGCCAAATCCACGCGCATTCAGCTCGATCTGAATTTGAATGGACCGACCGTAACGTCCCAAGGTGATACCGAGCCCTTCGTCACGGCCAACGCCGCGATCAGGCAGGAATTCTGGAATCGCTCGCTCAACATCGCCCTGCAAGTGCGCGACATCTTCGCCTCCGCCAAACGCGAGTCCACGTCCATGTCCCCCGGCTACTACAACTACGAATATCTCAAACAGGACGCGCCCGTCGTCACCCTGAGCGTAAGCTACGTTTTCAACAACTTCAAGAAGCAAAACGGCCGCAACGAAGACGGCGGCGACGACTTCTAAACTCGCACGCCCTGTACTCGAGCAAAAAATAAACGGGTTAGCTTCAACAGCTAACCCGTTTCGCATTTCTCGAAAGAATGCGTATCACACGATGTGAATCCCCGCATCGGTCAGCAGGCTCATCGCCCATTCCGATTGCGCTTCGTCTGTCAACAGGATCTTTACGGTCACATTGCCGTCGTTGGTCATGCGCTCCACGCCTTCAATTCCGACGCGTGCTTCCGCCAAGACGCGCGCCGCACTGGCGAAAACCTGCACATTGTTTCCGCAATCCAGCCACAGCTCGCGGCCGTGCGACTTGCGGTCTTCCACCGGTGCCGGAGCAACGGGTTCCTCGACAGCATAAGACTCGTCCGGCGACCAGGTCGGTTCATAGACCATTTCGTCTTGTTCCGCAACCAACACCTCCACTGCTTCCTCATGCAGGGCAACCGGCGCACTCACCGGCGGCTCGTAGGCAGGCAGCGGCTCGGGCATCGGCACCGGCGCGGGCTTGATGATCTCCGCCACCGGCTCGGGCGCCTGCACTTCGGCGGCGGGCGCCTGCGCTGTCATCGCCAGCGGCTTGGTCTCCTGCAAACAACTGCGCGTGCGAGCGAGCAGTTCGCGGACCATGTCGAGATTCGGCGTGGTCTCGCTCTCGCCAATATTCTGCTCCAACTGCTCCAACGTCTGCCACACATTGTTCAGCATTCCAAGCACGCGTTCAACCGACGGCTTGCCCGTGACGGCTTCCGCGGTCGGTGCGCTGGCGATCTCCGGCATCGTCCGCAGCTCGCCTACCTGCCGCATGAGCTGCGACATACTGTTGCCGAGCTTGTCCGTTTCAATCTCTTGCCGCAGCATCTGCAAGTAGCCCTGGTAGGCGTCCAGCGCGCTTAACACATCCGTCTTGCACACCGTCACTTCTTCAACCCACTCCGCCTGCTCACGGCGTGACATGCCGCCCAAGTATTCGAGCATCGCCGTGCTCAACAAAGCGGCCCGCGCGTCCAGCACGTCCGAACTTTCACACCAGAATCGCACCACCGGCAACATTGCCAATCGCGGCATGTACGCCACGTCCGCCAACCGCCGGTCATGCTGCTGCGGGCTGTACGCCGACACCTCCGCGCCCAGTGAGCGCAGGACCTCATGCAGCAGCGAGAACGGCTGCAAGTCCTCAATACTCGACGGCGTTAATCCCACCAGACGCTGACCGTACAGATCTTCAACGCACGTACTGGCAGGCTTATATTGATCCAGCAATCCGGTGAAGCCGATGCTCACGTAATGTACGTCGTCGCGATTGAATTCGCGAATCAGACGCAGCGCTTCCGATACCGGACGACCAAACTCGCAGATCGTCGTACCCTGTTCGCAGCCGCTGATCGTCTCACGCAGATTCCATATCTGTGAAGCATTGTGCCGCGCGATCAACACAAGATCGGCGCGCCGCAAGCCTTCAAACAGGTTATCCGTCATCGTGTTGACGGTCGCGATGCCCTGCAGTTCCGGATACTTCATCTCCGAACTGACAATCGCGATCTCGCATTGCGGGAAGCGCTTCTGCATTCCCATGGCCAGCCGTGCGCTCCACCCGTCCGGGGCGACCAAGCAGACTCGTTTGAATCCTGACATGTATAGCGTCCTTCCGCTAAGGCGTACATAGATTTCTTAACCGCTTCGCAAATTGCAAAGCCTGTACCGCCGCCAAAGCGCTCGCCCATTTCGTCTAAACCCCCGTATTTCGGCTCCGTTTGGACGGAATCGGCACCCCGAAAGAGTGGGGCAGGGCACTTTCTTCCGTCCGCCCGCGCCAACTTTGGCCCCGCCTGCCTCATGAACTTATCCAAAATAAAACGGGCTAGCCGCGCTGGCTAACCCGTTTCCTTGCCCCAATTCCATCCCGTTACGCCGTTGCACCCGCCTGTTTGTGGCCGCCGGCCATCCACTTCCGTGTTAACAGCAAGCCTAACGGTGACGCCAGCGCGATCAGTCCGTAAACCGTCCACAGCATCCCGCTATTCTGTGCGCCGTGCTCGGGTATGAACGCCTCAAGCATTAGGCCGGAATAGAATCCGGTGGTGAACTTCGCCAGAAACCACGGAATCCCCGCCAATCCCATATAGGCCCCCACGCGACCAGCCGGCGCCAACTCCGCCACGTACTCGAAAAAGCGGCTCGACCAGATCGCCTCACCCATCGAGAACACGAGAATATACAAAATCAACAGCGTCACATCCGGCGCGGGCGAGAGAATGAATGTTGAAGCCGCCGAGATCACCGTCCCGACCACCATCATCGAGATAATATTCACCTTGCGCGTCAGCGCCGCCACCAGCGGCACGGCAATCGTGATAATCAACGGATTGAGCGCCTGAAACCACTCGTAGCGCGAGCCCACGGACTCCGGGAAACAGCGCATGATATAGTGCGGCATCGTCAGCCATTGGTGCGCGAACATCGTCCGCACCGGCAGCAGCACAAAGATGAACGCCATGAACCGCGCGTCGAGAATCGGCAGCGCTTTGATCTTCTGCCCGAGCGATACCTGTTCCGCCGGAACAGGAGCCACCTCAACGACCCGATCGCGATCCTCGACCTTCTTCGTGAACAACAGCAGGATGGCCAGCAGCACAACGCCATTGACCGCCGCCATTGTCCAAAACACCGCCTCGATGCCGCCGTGTTCGCGAATGTAGGGCGACATGAAGCTCTCGATCATGATCCCGAAATTCATGATCGCGTAGACCAAACTGTAGCTGATTGCCGAGGTGCGCGGATCCGAAAACTCCTTCGCGCCCGCATACAGCGTCGGCTGCAGGACGCCTGTGCCCAGGGCCATCAGCGCCAAACTCGACCACAGCAAAACACCCGTCGCGTCAAACAGCGGACTCGACGTCAGAAAAACGCGCCCGATCAGCAGCAGCAAGAGCGACACCATCAGCGCCTTGCGCACGCCGAGCCGGTCCGACAAAAAACCGCCGAAAAACATGAACAGCGTCACCGCGCCCGTAAAAAACGAAACTGCGATGCCTGTGTAATGATCGGTCAGACCGAGCTGATCATGAATGAACAGCGTCAGTAGATTGAGAATGCCAAAATAGGCGATGCCGTCGCCGAAATTGACCAGATTGACCAGCCAGTAGGCGCGCGAAGCCCCGAACATGATCCGGGCGCTCTCGCGCAGCGTGAGATTTTGATCGGCGGAGTGGGAGGGTGAGGTCACGGGTGATAACGTGCGGTTGGAGTGAGGTACGTCATATCAAAGTGCATAACACGTTCAAGTTACGCTAACATTTCGAAATCGTCAAGCGCCGGTCTCCTTGCCCCTTGACGGGCGGTATTTCGTTCGGGTCTGGGCGGCAAACTTAGCCGCTGTCCAATCCGCCGCGGCCGGTACCTCGGCGGACCCACCTGCGCGCAGGCGGTAATCCAGTCAGCCTTTTCAGAGTTCCTGACCTCCTAATCGCAAACTTGCGCATCCGGTGCGCCGCCGCCGATCCCGACGTTGCCAAACCAATACATGACCAAGAGCTTGGCATAAGGATTGTTTACTTGGCCAAAACGGTCGGAAATGAGCAGATTCCTGTCACAAGTTCTTCAATTGATTGTGCTCGCCCATCGCTCCGATCCGTCACGCGAGCCGCACCATGTCCGGGGGGGACCGGTAGCGCAATCTCGTAATCAAATTGCAACAACATAGAGTGTGAGTCCGGGTATGAATCCGCTAATCCTTGGTTTCCCCGCCCGCCCGCTGCGAATTCAGCACAATGGCCCCCGCACGGCCGTCCTGCCACTCGCCAGCCTCATCTTCATTTTGATGTGCTCGCCGCTGCTCGCCGACACCACGCAGGTTGATCCTGTTGACCTGTCGGCCCTGTCGTTGGAAGAGCTGATGAACATCGAGATTACCTCCGTTTCCAAAAAAGCCGAACCCATATCGAGTGCCGCCGCCGCCGTATTCGTGCTCACCGCCGACGACATCCAGCGCTCCGGTTTCAACAGCATTCCCGAATTGCTGCGACTCGTCCCTGGACTTCAGGTCGCTAAAATTGACCTCAGCGACTGGGCCATCTCGGCCCGCGGCTACGCCGGACAGTTTGCCAGCAAGCTATTGGTCATGGTGGACGGTCGCAGCGTCTATTCACCCTGCTTTTCCGGTGTCTTCTGGGATCAGCTTAGCATGCCGCTCGAAGACATCGCGCGCATCGAGGTCATCCGAGGCCCCGGTGCCACCATGGGAGCCAATGCCGTAAACGGTGTCATCAACATCATTACCAAGGACGCCCGGCAAACGCAGGGAGGCGTCGTCAACGCCGCTGCCGGCAATAACGAAAAAATCTCCGGTAGCGCCCGCTACGGAGGTAAGCTCAGCGACCGCACATTCTACCGAGCATACCTCAGCGGCTTTGATCGCTCGCAGGACGGTGAAGCCACTCTTACGGGCCGCGATGACTATTGGAACGACCTGCGCATCGGCCTTCGCTTGGACCATGACTTCTCGCCCCGCACCCAATTGTTGCTCGAGGGCAACTGGTACGACCTGAATACCCGGCACGAAGTCAACGCGCCCGAACTCACCGCACCGTACTACTCCTACCCCGAAATGGACGCGTACTACCGCGGAGTGTATTCCATTGCCCGCCTGAAACGGCAACTCAGTCCAACTTCCGACGCCACGCTGCAAGCCTATATGGACGTAACCGACGGCAAAACGCTCTTCTATACCGAAGAGCGCAGCACGATAGACGTTGAGTTCAAGCACAGCCTGCAACCGTTGCCGCGCAACACCTTCGTATGGGGACTTGGGTATCGTAATAGCCAGGACTTTCTGCCCGGCCTCACGGACCCCGAGCGTTTCACGCTCGAACTCTTCAATGCCTTTGGACAGAATGAATGGAATGTCATTCCGGGCCGACTTCGCCTGATCGCAGGCTCCAAGTTCGAGCACAACACCTATACGAAGTGGGAAATACAGCCCAGCGTGCGTACTGTTTGGAGCCCCCACACAAACCACACGATCTGGGCCTCAGCTTCCCGCGCCGTCCGAACTCCGTCCCGCGGTGAACGTTCGGCCTCGATCGGACTGGTCACCATTCCACCCATGTCCGCGCTGAACCCGTCGCCGCTCCCCATTCTGAGCGCCGTAACGGGCAGCGATGATTTTACGTCCGAAAAATTGAACGCCTATGAAATTGGCTGGCGCTCACACCTGAACAGGATCACCAACGCTTCGGTAGACGTTTTCTACAACGACTACGCCGACTTCCGCTCAGCCACCTATGGCGCACCCATCCCGATGCTGACCGAACCGGTGCCGTACATGCTGCTGCCCGTCGTCCTGAACAATGCCAGTGAAAACAGCAGCTATGGTTGTGAAACTGCGGCGGAATTCCGACTCGACAGATTTTGGCGGCTCATCGCGTCCTACAGCTACCTGCATCAGCAGGAAGGCGCAAGTCAACAGCAGACTGCCCTCGGCACCGAATTCATCTACCCCAAGCATCAGGCCGTGCTGCGAAACTCCTTTGACATCGGTCGTCACGTGCGGCTCGACGCCGACGCACGATATGTCAGCAAGCTCACAAACTCCGAAATCGGCGAATATTACACCGCCGACGTTCGCATCGGATATCTACCCGTCGAGTCCGTCGAGGTCTTCCTCGTTGGCCAGAATCTGTTCGAAGAATACCATCAGGAGTTTGGGACGCCGATCGCCTTTCAGTCGCTGCCCGCGCAGATTGAGCGCACCGTCTACATCGGAACACGCTGGAACTTCTAAACCCTTCAGACGGAATCTCGTTTCGAATCTAACGTGACGACTGCAATCTCACATAGCCGCGCGCACACGACCTTGCGGCTAACAATGCCCATAACGGCGCTCTGGCTGGCGCTGCTCTGGCTCGCGCCCGCGCGCGCCGCCGACGACGGACCGACCGAGTACCAGATCAAAGCCGCGTTCCTGTTCAACTTCGCCAACTTCACGACCTGGCCGGATAGCACGTTTTACGACGGCACAGCGCCGTTCGTGATCGCCATTCTCGGTGACGACCCGTTTAACGGCGCGCTCGATCCGGTCCAAGGAAAAGTCATCACCAGCGGACGCACCATCCGCATCGAACGGGCCCAAACGCTCGCCGATCTCACCCGCTATCACATGCTGTTCGTATGCGAATCTGAACGCAACTCGCTTTCTGAAATCATCGCCG
Proteins encoded:
- a CDS encoding right-handed parallel beta-helix repeat-containing protein, whose protein sequence is MRIFCALGLRGIAVLWLALAIPGYGRTLVVPGNVSGTWTQAGSPYVIQTGSITVPNGSSLVVEAGVIVEFSGHHKFTVNGHLLALGTETDSIVFRAERGNVAGWKGLRLIGADSTQFRYCRIEDGVARLTSSSDSTGGGVFLGSASVVTFEHCLFENNRATLNGGALFVTGGTGAICTDCRFFRNQADKDGGAAFVNGSTLSRFERCEFERNTSGKEAGAIHSRGGAPTYIDCEFRDNSCFNSGGAVMASGQASFRRCVFEGNTSIASQGGGLYFYDSLAAVTLDSCRIAHNVTLLRDGGGAYCWEAAPRFTDCQFVGNRSADDGGGIHCYRNGSNATFTRCLFENNFAADRGGGVKISRFSRATLTDCVIRGNSTGGSGGGVFCRLQCEPVFTRCLIENNQSAGSGGGVGAIESNPRFVDCTIAGNTTDSLGGGISAYSCDVDMSNCRISDNHAELFGGGISLRLSSPDVERCRVERNLADSLGGGLYLFEGLPHILNCLITDNQSRSRGGALYVGDATPLVEHCTIVDNYAGAGHVLYAENSQGTLLNSIVANADFETGNGGAPTGSGLVATPLPWILRNSLFYQPGIPEYAGVIADGFGQLTSTNANGQTCDGYGNVFGEPGFVGTGAEPYALRTDGGASPAVNAGALTAAVSDLPGSSRPEPSGSLPDMGCVEAMQNGQGSGLWGSQSGVLASGSYRVFGNLIVPFGSRWEISAGTELRFMGPYGILVYGELFVAGNPLQPVTLHSEDEEDRLHWRGVRFYGPAASASRVNHAMILNAAVLGTDTSGGAAGFFGGCAPELNSCRFERCSAGGTGGALRVAAGAPTLNNCEFFDCSASVGGAARVEPGQQLTLRECSLINCSANLGGALSVEGGTLTLLGIYAVGNSATAGGAVHARNSQITIADCRMQENTAVEEGGALLVLNSTVTAALGNLSYNSAQSGGAIFAQSSSGALGEIEMRSNFGSVNGGAIFIERGGLEFNRVVLHGNQAGVGGGAAILTNDSSRFERCTLVQNDAPYGAAFYVGDSRAAVNSSQITHNGTAFYFRNSGTADVSYCNMFGNDTRDFEYANGDRNQGPTGLNVVDSTNHLDEAVDHRLNLYRDPLYADLGGENFHLSENSPCLDAADPTLACDPDLSLAEIGAFHTAHGQNLWQPLDLAVCVHDSGGMALTWSHGGDLARLCQTDGLSFVVEREISADVWQTVLTTTDTMCVVPDGTAFEQVLRLRVRSAMP
- a CDS encoding lipopolysaccharide biosynthesis protein; translated protein: MKRFVHQAGGPGALVRAGWALAIKGLPAIYGLGVIFVLLRALPVEEYGSYGVAWAFLNVAAMCTRGLWALTLVQRWASGAGQAVLGAIVGLSLLTTLLGIAAGVVILPALGLSPMETALTCFSLLILVPRDLAMALGQAESKLRRVFVIEACYFMGSLLGFIVLAQRGLLNDAETALMVNTGAIVLSSLAGIICYPVVLKPTFIVSDYRQATSYGKWTGMLAIGDIYFQQGDLLILGAVLNPALLAPYIAAKTFLRLFALMSQAMNFLLYPMAARLAAEGNLPKLAGKLKVALMGVWAVGVPATVALWLYADPVIPMLLGQKYADAIPFVLFLLPAALLEPLFSTGANILVGLGQPRYAIPWIVLIVVLNVIANIVLVSMLGLIAAPWILTASYVVLGIVLQAHLRTVLRGG